Proteins encoded in a region of the Zea mays cultivar B73 chromosome 4, Zm-B73-REFERENCE-NAM-5.0, whole genome shotgun sequence genome:
- the LOC100275344 gene encoding Homeobox-leucine zipper protein ROC8 (The RefSeq protein has 1 substitution compared to this genomic sequence) — protein sequence MDFGDDVMDGGSDAQRRKKRYHRHTPRQIQQLEAMFKECPHPDENQRMQLSRELGLEPRQIKFWFQNRRTQMKAQHERQDNCFLRAENDKIRCENIAMREALRSVICPTCGGPPVADDYFDEQKLRMENARLKEELDRVSSLTSKYLGRPITQLPPAQAALSMSSLDLSVGGLGSPSLDLDLLSGGSSGYPPFHLPMSVSEMERPMMAEMATRAMDELIRMAQAGEHLWVKAGGREVLNVDTYDSVFAKPGAASFRGPDVHVEGSRDSGLVFMSAVGLVDMFMDSSKWTEFFPAIVSKARTVDVLVNGMAGRSESLVLMYEELHVMSPVVPTREFCFLRYCRQIERGLWAIADISVDLQQHDARFGAPPSRSCRLPSGCLIADMADGSSKVTWVEHMEIEDRVPIHLLYRDLILSGAAFGAHRWLAALQRACERCACLVPAGMPHRDIAVAGVTPEGKRSMMKLSQRMVSSFCASLSASQLHRWTTLSGPSDVGVRVTVHRSTDPGQPSGVVLSAATSIWLPVPCDRVFAFVRDEHTRSQWDVLSHGNPVQEVSRIPNGSHPGNCISLLRGLNASQNSMLILQESCTDGTGSLVVYAPIDIPAANVVMSGEDPSAIPLLPSGFTILPDGRPGAPSSSSAGGPLVGSPAAAGSLVTVAFQILVSSLPSSRLNAESVATVNSLISTTVEQIKAALNCASH from the exons ATGGACTTCGGCGACGACGTCATGGACGGCGGCTCCGACGCCCAGCGCCGCAAGAAGAGATACCACCGCCACACACCGCGCCAGATTCAGCAGCTCGAGGC GATGTTCAAGGAGTGCCCGCACCCGGACGAGAACCAGCGGATGCAGCTGAGCAGGGAGCTGGGGCTGGAGCCCCGGCAGATCAAGTTCTGGTTCCAGAACCGCCGGACGCAGATGAAG GCGCAGCACGAGCGCCAGGACAACTGCTTCCTGCGCGCGGAGAACGACAAGATCCGGTGCGAGAACATCGCCATGCGGGAGGCGCTCCGGAGCGTCATCTGCCCCACCTGCGGCGGCCCGCCCGTCGCCGACGACTACTTCGACGAGCAGAAGCTGCGCATGGAGAACGCGCGACTCAAAGAAGAG CTTGACCGGGTGTCCAGCCTGACGTCCAAGTACCTGGGGCGGCCCATCACGCAGCTGCcgccggcgcaggcggcgctgtccatgTCGTCGCTGGACCTGTCCGTCGGCGGGCTCGGCAGCCCGTCGCTGGACCTCGACCTCCTCAGCGGCGGCTCCTCGGGGTATCCCCCGTTCCACCTCCCGATGCCGGTGTCGGAGATGGAGCGGCCCATGATGGCCGAGATGGCGACGCGCGCCATGGACGAGCTCATCAGGATGGCGCAGGCCGGCGAGCACCTGTGGGTCAAGGCGGGCGGCCGCGAGGTGCTCAACGTCGACACGTACGACAGCGTCTTCGCCAAGCCCGGGGCCGCCTCGTTCCGCGGCCCCGACGTGCACGTCGAGGGGTCCCGCGACTCGGGCCTAGTCTTCATGAGCGCCGTCGGCCTCGTCGACATGTTCATGGACTCG AGCAAGTGGACGGAGTTTTTCCCTGCCATCGTGTCCAAGGCGCGCACGGTCGACGTCCTCGTGAACGGCATGGCCGGGCGGAGCGAGTCTTTGGTTCTG ATGTACGAGGAGCTGCACGTGATGTCGCCGGTCGTCCCGACGCGCGAGTTCTGCTTCCTGCGCTACTGCCGGCAGATCGAGCGCGGGCTGTGGGCGATCGCGGACATCTCGGTGGACCTGCAGCAGCACGACGCGAGGTTCGGCGCGCCGCCGTCGCGCTCGTGCCGCCTCCCGTCGGGATGCCTCATCGCCGATATGGCCGACGGCTCCTCCAAG GTGACATGGGTGGAGCACATGGAGATCGAGGACAGGGTTCCCATCCACCTGCTCTACCGCGACCTCATCCTCAGCGGCGCCGCGTTCGGGGCGCACCGGTGGCTCGCCGCCCTGCAGAGGGCGTGCGAGCGGTGCGCGTGCCTCGTCCCGGCCGGTATGCCGCACCGCGACATTGCAGTTGCAGGAG TGACGCCGGAAGGGAAACGGAGCATGATGAAGCTGTCGCAGCGGATGGTGAGCAGCTTCTGCGCGAGCCTGAGCGCGTCGCAGCTCCACCGGTGGACGACGCTGTCGGGGCCCAGCGACGTGGGCGTCCGCGTCACGGTGCACCGCAGCACGGACCCGGGGCAGCCCAGCGGCGTGGTGCTCAGCGCGGCCACGTCCATCTGGCTGCCGGTCCCGTGCGACCGGGTGTTCGCCTTCGTCCGCGACGAGCACACGCGCTCCCAG TGGGACGTGCTGTCGCACGGGAACCCGGTGCAGGAGGTGTCGCGCATCCCCAACGGCTCCCACCCAGGGAACTGCATCTCCTTGCTCAGA GGCCTGAACGCGAGCCAGAACAGCATGCTGATCCTGCAGGAGAGCTGCACCGACGGGACGGGGTCGCTGGTGGTGTACGCGCCGATCGACATCCCGGCGGCCAACGTGGTGATGAGCGGCGAGGACCCGTCCGCGATCCCGCTCCTGCCGTCGGGCTTCACCATCCTGCCGGACGGGCGGCCCGGCGCGCCGTCGTCGTCGAGCGCCGGCGGCCCGCTGGTGGGCTCCCCCGCGGCGGCGGGGTCGCTGGTGACGGTGGCGTTccagatcctggtgagcagcctgCCGTCGTCGAGGCTGAACGCCGAGTCGGTGGCCACGGTCAACAGCCTCATCAGCACCACTGTGGAGCAAATCAAGGCGGCCTTGAATTGTGCCAGCCATTGA